Proteins co-encoded in one Sus scrofa isolate TJ Tabasco breed Duroc chromosome 14, Sscrofa11.1, whole genome shotgun sequence genomic window:
- the MTFP1 gene encoding LOW QUALITY PROTEIN: mitochondrial fission process protein 1 (The sequence of the model RefSeq protein was modified relative to this genomic sequence to represent the inferred CDS: inserted 1 base in 1 codon), with protein MSEPPPRGAERDLFRDTWVRYLGYANEVGEAFRSLVPTAVVWLSYGVSSSYVLADAIDKGKKARDVPSPEAGRSTRVTVAVVDTFVWQALASVXIPGFTINRVCAASLYILGTATRWPLAVRKWTTTALGLLAIPIIIHPIDRSVDFLLDSSLRKLYPSVEKPSSS; from the exons ATGTCTGAGCCGCCCCCGCGGGGGGCCGAGCGCGACCTTTTCCGGGACACGTGGGTGCGGTACTTGG GCTATGCCAATGAGGTAGGGGAGGCCTTCCGCTCCTTGGTGCCAACAGCTGTTGTGTGGCTGAGCTATGGTGTGTCCAGCTCCTATGTGCTGGCTGATGCCATTGACAAAGGCAAGAAGGCAAGAGAT GTGCCAAGCCCTGAGGCAGGCCGCAGCACCAGGGTGACCGTGGCCGTGGTAGACACCTTTGTGTGGCAGGCTCTGGCCTCTG GCATCCCAGGCTTCACTATCAACCGTGTGTGTGCTGCCTCTCTCTACATCCTGGGCACTGCCACCCGCTGGCCTCTGGCTGTCCGCAAGTGGACCACTACTGCACTGGGGCTACTGGCCATCCCCATCATCATCCACCCCATCGACAG GTCAGTGGACTTCCTCCTGGACTCCAGCCTCCGCAAGCTCTACCCCTCAGTGGAGAAGCCCAGCTCCTCCTGA